Genomic segment of Wolbachia endosymbiont (group A) of Longitarsus flavicornis:
TTGTATTTTCTAGACGTTGGCCCATCACTGCTAGGTGTAGTGGTCTATATTGCCCTGCATCCGCCACATTTATATCTGCTCCTTTTTTGATTAATAACCTCACTTTTTTTGGATCTAGCATCCCTACTGCATAATGTAATATCGTCCTTCCTTTTGTGTCTTTTTTATTAATATTTTCTATTGGGTTATCTAATACTTCTTTCCACGACTTATTAAATTCTTCTCTTTCTTTCTTACTAAATTTTACCATAAGTTCCTCAGCTATTAATACAATATAAAGTGGCTCCAATTTGGCTCACTTTAGCGCTTAGCAAATCTTGTTTATTTACTAGCTACTTTTTCACTTAGGGCTGTTTTGGCATAAAAAGCAAGTTTTTTTTTACAAAATATACACATTTTTTCAGCATATTATATTAAGATATAAATCTATATGTTTAATCTGTTAAATCTACCTCCTGCTGTTGTAATTCATTTACGTTTCGTTTCTCCATTATCTCCTCTATTGCCTTGTTTGCTTCTCCATACATCACCGCCACATCTCTCATATTCACTCCCCTTTTCTCTAGAAAATTCGTTACCTTCTGGTAAATCTTCGCATAGTTTAGTGGACTACATCCAAATTTATCTACTGTATCAAGATCTCCTCCCGCCTTCATTAACTCTTCTATTGTTCCTTTCCTCCCTGCTAAACAGGCTAAGTGTAGTGGTACTGCTTTGTTGTTCGACTTTGCATTTACCTCGGCTCCTTTCTCTATCAGTGCTTTCACATTCTTTCTATTTCCTAAAAATGCTGCTAGGTGCAACGGTGTCTCGCCTCTATTGTTTCTATCGTTTATACCTGCACCTTTTTCTATTAATAACTTTATTACTTCTGGGTTTGACACTTGTGCTGCTCGGTGCAATGCCGTACAACCACCTGAATCTTTTCCTTTTATGTTTTCTTCTGATATTGCTTTCAGTAACTTATCAAAAGCATTTTTTGTTTCTTTGTTAAACTTTACCATAATATACCTCAACTATCTATCTTTCATCAAATTCTTTAATCATAGTGTTCATCTTGCCCACCACCCTGCTTATTACGTTGTTAAAATCTTCTATTATTAGCGACTCATCTCTTTTTCTTATTTCTTCTAAACTTACCACCTTCCCTTTTAACTTCGGTAAAAATTTTCTACTCCATACATCTACCATTTCTCCAACCGACTCCACTATTTCATCGCATATCTCTGGTCTATCTCTTACTACACCTCCTTGCTTTTCCAGGAATTTCTTCACCTCTTTATTCTTTTCATTGTCCATTAGCCAATACATTGGTGTACAACCAAATTTACTCTGTTGATTAATTGCCGCTCCTGCTTTCACCAACACTTTTATTATACTTTCTGCTCCTACCATACATGCAAGATGTAGTGCTGTATGTTTACTACCATACTCTATAGCGTTTATTTCCGCTCCTGACCTTGTCAGCTCTTTTACGTTTTCTAGACGTTTCGCTAATGCTCCCCAGTGTAACGGTGTAAAACCCTTGTTATCTCTCGCATTGACTTCCGCTCCTTTCTTGACTAGAAAACTTACTTTTTTTCTTGTCGACATTCTTGCTGCCTTATGTAGTATCGTTTCCCCTTTTTCATCTTTTTCATTAATATTCTTAAACGAGTTGTCTAATAATTCATAAAATGACTTATTAAAAGCTTCTCTCTTTTCCTTGCTAAACCTCATTACATACCTCACTATAAAAACATACATAAAATCGCCAATTTGGCTCATTCTAGCGTAAAGTAAACTTCTTATGTTTACCCACTACTATTCTAGTTATGCCTGTTTTGATATCAAAAAGCAACTTTTTTTTTCAAAAAACACACATTTTTACCGAATGTTAATGTAATATATGAAGATATAAATATAAGTATTTAGCGTATTAAACATATGATCTGTTTTTCTTCCCAAGACCTGTTCAAATGACGATGTTCGTGCCACGTTAGTACACCTGGGTAAAACACTAAAATGTAATTTTCCGGTTCATGTATTGAATCCTTTTGCTCTGAATTTAAATCGCTTCCAAAATGAACATTGTGTTCTGTTAAACCAAATCTCCTAAGAAACTCCTTGAACTAACTCATCTTTTTTTACCAAGAGATAGCCAAGTTCCTTTGCTCTTTTGATCAAATTTTTTACAGTTCTATCTTTATAGCGTATTTCATAGTATTCCATTCCTTTTTCTACATATTCCTGTCCGTATTTGAGCATACTATAAAATATGCACGCTATCTTTCTTGCAGTAGCTGTTATTGCTTTTGGCGCTCCTAATCGTTTTTTTAATTTCCTGTAGTATGCACCTAATGCACTTTTACTATTTCCCACAGAATTAGCAGCCATTCGAAATGCATTCGCAGCACGATTAATGACTTTACGCGTTCTTGTGCTAAACACTTTTTCTCCTGTAATTTTATTGGCAGGGCTGAGTCCTAACCACGATGAGAAGTGTTTTTCTGTTGACCATTTACTATGGTTTATACCAGTTTCTGAAATTATGGTCTGTACACTTAGTACATCAAGCCCTGGAACTTTAGTAAAATCCATACCAGTTATCCGGTGCAGTTCCTCGTGCAAAGCAAAGTTTGGCTTACTTTTTCTATGCTTATTCTTTTCCTTACTCAACTGTTTACTTTCGCCAGGTTTTGTTTCGAACGTTTTGTAATAGGCCTCAATATTTCTATCACATTCTGCTATTTTTTCTTGATAGATATTATATAGTTCAAATTCTTGCTTTAGCGTGAATAAGTGTTCCTCTCTATAGTCACCAGCTAACGCTTTTGCAATAGTAGACTGATCATTTTTTATTCGTGCATCCCTGAATTCAACCAATTTCTCAGGATCCCTTTCGCCTTCGATTATAGCCTTGATAATT
This window contains:
- a CDS encoding ankyrin repeat domain-containing protein, with translation MSQIGDFMYVFIVRYVMRFSKEKREAFNKSFYELLDNSFKNINEKDEKGETILHKAARMSTRKKVSFLVKKGAEVNARDNKGFTPLHWGALAKRLENVKELTRSGAEINAIEYGSKHTALHLACMVGAESIIKVLVKAGAAINQQSKFGCTPMYWLMDNEKNKEVKKFLEKQGGVVRDRPEICDEIVESVGEMVDVWSRKFLPKLKGKVVSLEEIRKRDESLIIEDFNNVISRVVGKMNTMIKEFDER
- a CDS encoding IS110 family transposase, encoding MKKAKSKLEIVNPDAAGIDVGSSVHYVCVPEGRDEQRIQKFGCFTEDLHNLARWLKKCKVTTVAMESTGVYWIPLFQVLESYGFEVKLVNARHVKNVPGRKSDVQDCQWLQQLHSYGLLHGSFRPDDQICVLRSYVRQRKSLTESASTHVLRMQKALIQMNIQLHKVIRDITGVTGMKIIKAIIEGERDPEKLVEFRDARIKNDQSTIAKALAGDYREEHLFTLKQEFELYNIYQEKIAECDRNIEAYYKTFETKPGESKQLSKEKNKHRKSKPNFALHEELHRITGMDFTKVPGLDVLSVQTIISETGINHSKWSTEKHFSSWLGLSPANKITGEKVFSTRTRKVINRAANAFRMAANSVGNSKSALGAYYRKLKKRLGAPKAITATARKIACIFYSMLKYGQEYVEKGMEYYEIRYKDRTVKNLIKRAKELGYLLVKKDELVQGVS
- a CDS encoding ankyrin repeat domain-containing protein; amino-acid sequence: MVKFNKETKNAFDKLLKAISEENIKGKDSGGCTALHRAAQVSNPEVIKLLIEKGAGINDRNNRGETPLHLAAFLGNRKNVKALIEKGAEVNAKSNNKAVPLHLACLAGRKGTIEELMKAGGDLDTVDKFGCSPLNYAKIYQKVTNFLEKRGVNMRDVAVMYGEANKAIEEIMEKRNVNELQQQEVDLTD